One genomic segment of Ricinus communis isolate WT05 ecotype wild-type chromosome 3, ASM1957865v1, whole genome shotgun sequence includes these proteins:
- the LOC8284841 gene encoding pleiotropic drug resistance protein 1, whose translation MENADTPRVGSARLSSSDIWRNTTLEIFSKSSRDEDDEEALKWAALEKLPTYLRIRRGILIEQGGQSREIDINSLGLIEKRNLLERLVKIAEEDNEKFLLKLKDRIDKVGLDMPTIEVRFEHLSVEAEAYVGSRALPTMFNFSVNMFEAFLNYLHILPSRKKPLSILNDVSGIIKPRRMTLLLGPPSSGKTTLLLALAGKLTKDLKFSGRVTYNGHGMEEFVPQRTSAYISQYDIHIGEMTVRETLAFSARCQGVGSRYEMLMELARREKEANIKPDPDIDIYMKAAALEGQEANVVTDYILKILGLELCADTLVGDEMARGISGGQKKRVTTGEMLVGPAKALFMDEISTGLDSTTTFQIVNSLRQSVHILSGTALIALLQPAPETFELFDDIILLSDGQIVYQGPRENVLDFFEYMGFKCPERKGVADFLQEVTSRKDQEQYWAHKDQPYLFVSVNEFSEAFQSFHIGRKLGDELATPFDKSKAHPDSLTTKKYGVSKKELFKACISREYLLMKRNSFVYIFKMTQLIILGFITMTLFLRTEMHRNTETDGGVYLGALFFTVTTIMFNGFSELAMTILKLPVFYKQRDLLFYPSWAYALPTWILKIPITFVEVAVWVVMTYYVIGFDPNIQRFFKQYLILLITNQMASALFRLTAALGRNIIVANTVGAFAMLTALVLGGFVISRDNVKKWWIWGYWFSPMMYVQNAISVNEFLGSSWNHFPPNSTKPLGVTLLKSRGLFPEAYWYWIGFGALTGYIFLFNFLFTLALKYLDPFGKPQAIISKEAYSEKTAVRTGEFIELSSKEKNFQERGSASHRVASSRTSSARVSSLSNAFENSKRGMVLPFQPLSITFADVRYAVQMPQEMKTQGITEDRLELLKGVSGAFRPGVLTALMGVSGAGKTTLMDVLAGRKTGGYIEGNITISGYPKKQETFARISGYCEQTDIHSPHVTVYESLLYSAWLRLPPEVDSDTRNMFVEEVMELVELTSLREALVGLPGVNGLSVEQRKRLTVAVELVANPSIIFMDEPTSGLDARAAAIVMRTVRNTVDTGRTVVCTIHQPSIDIFDAFDELLLLKRGGEEIYVGPVGRHACHLIKYFEDIEGIPKIKDGYNPATWMLEVTTTAQEVALGVDFSDIYKNSELYRKNKALIKELSRPLPGSKDLYFPTQYSKSFTTQCMACLWKQHWSYWRNPPYTAVRLVFATFIALMFGTIFWKLGTKRRQDIFNAMGSMYAAVLFLGFHNSTAVQPVVAIERTVFYRERAAGMYSALAYAFGQVMIEVPYILIQTIIYGVIVYAMVGFEWTISKFFWYLFFMYFTLLYFTFYGMMNVAITPNHNIAAIVSSAFYAIWNIFSGFIVPRTRIPIWWRWYYWACPIAWTLYGLVASQFGDIKEELDTGETVEHFLRSYFGFQHDFVGIVAVVLVGICVLFGFIFAFSIRTFNFQRR comes from the exons ATGGAGAATGCTGATACGCCAAGAGTGGGCAGTGCACGTTTAAGCAGTTCCGATATATGGAGGAACACTACCTTGGAAATATTTTCCAAGTCTTCTcgtgatgaagatgatgaagaagcTCTTAAATGGGCTGCTTTGGAGAAATTGCCTACTTATTTACGTATAAGGAGAGGTATACTCATTGAACAAGGGGGTCAATCCAGAGAGATTGATATAAACAGTTTGGGattaatagagaaaagaaatctatTAGAGAGGCTAGTGAAAATTGCCGAGGAAGATAATGAGAAATTCTTGTTGAAGCTCAAGGACCGCATTGACAA AGTTGGACTAGATATGCCAACAATTGAGGTACGATTTGAGCATTTAAGTGTTGAAGCAGAAGCATATGTTGGAAGCAGAGCTTTACCTACAATGTTCAACTTCTCTGTTAACATGTTTGAG gcATTCTTGAATTATCTTCACATTCTTCCAAGTAGAAAGAAACCTTTATCAATCCTCAATGATGTCAGTGGAATTATCAAGCCTAGAAG AATGACTCTGCTGTTAGGCCCTCCAAGCTCAGGCAAGACTACTTTACTTTTGGCTCTGGCTGGAAAACTCACTAAAGACCTAAAA TTTTCAGGAAGAGTAACGTACAATGGACATGGAATGGAAGAGTTTGTACCACAACGAACATCAGCTTATATAAGTCAATATGATATTCACATCGGTGAAATGACTGTCAGAGAAACTCTTGCTTTCTCTGCCAGATGTCAAGGGGTTGGATCCCGTTATG AGATGTTGATGGAATTAGCAAGAAGggaaaaagaagcaaatatCAAGCCAGACCCTGATATTGATATCTACATGAAA GCAGCTGCACTAGAAGGGCAAGAAGCCAACGTTGTTACAGATTATATTCTCAAG ATTTTAGGACTTGAATTATGTGCTGATACTTTAGTGGGTGATGAAATGGCCAGAGGCATCTCTGGTGGACAAAAAAAGCGAGTTACTACAG GGGAGATGCTGGTTGGACCAGCAAAAGCACTTTTCATGGATGAGATATCAACTGGTTTGGATAGTACCACAACTTTCCAAATTGTGAACTCCCTTAGACAATCAGTCCACATTCTCAGTGGAACTGCCCTTATTGCTCTTCTCCAGCCAGCACCAGAAACATTCGAACTCTTTGATGACATAATTCTTCTGTCAGATGGGCAAATCGTATATCAAGGTCCACGTGAAAATGTGCTCGACTTCTTCGAATACATGGGCTTTAAATGTCCAGAGAGGAAAGGAGTTGCTGATTTCTTACAAGAA GTAACATCGAGGAAAGATCAAGAGCAGTACTGGGCACATAAggatcaaccttatctctttGTTTCTGTTAATGAATTTTCTGAAGcatttcaatcatttcacATCGGTCGAAAGTTAGGTGACGAACTTGCCACGCCATTTGACAAGTCCAAAGCTCACCCTGATTCTCTGACAACTAAGAAATATGGTGTCAGCAAGAAGGAACTCTTCAAAGCTTGCATTTCAAGAGAATATTTGCTCATGAAGAGGAATTCATTTGTATACATTTTCAAGATGACCCAA CTTATCATACTGGGTTTCATTACAATGACATTATTTCTAAGAACAGAGATGCACCGAAACACAGAAACAGATGGTGGGGTTTATTTGGGCGCCCTTTTCTTCACCGTCACCACAATTATGTTCAATGGGTTCTCAGAGCTCGCAATGACCATCTTGAAACTTCCTGTCTTCTACAAGCAAAGAGACCTTCTCTTCTATCCTTCATGGGCATATGCTCTACCGACATGGATTCTTAAGATCCCAATCACCTTTGTAGAAGTTGCTGTATGGGTTGTCATGACATATTATGTTATAGGCTTTGATCCAAACATTCAAAG GTTTTTCAAACAGTACTTGATACTCCTAATTACTAATCAGATGGCATCCGCATTGTTCCGACTGACGGCAGCACTAGGAAGGAATATCATTGTTGCCAACACAGTTGGGGCATTTGCAATGCTTACTGCACTAGTCCTTGGTGGATTTGTCATATCAAGAG ATAATGTGAAGAAATGGTGGATATGGGGTTACTGGTTCTCACCAATGATGTACGTGCAGAATGCTATTTCTGTGAACGAATTTCTTGGAAGCAGTTGGAATCAT TTTCCCCCAAATTCAACAAAGCCATTAGGAGTTACTTTATTGAAGTCTCGCGGACTTTTTCCTGAAGCATATTGGTATTGGATTGGATTTGGGGCTTTGACAGGATATATCTTCctattcaattttcttttcactttggCACTAAAATATCTTGATC CATTTGGAAAGCCTCAAGCAATAATATCAAAAGAGGCCTATTCTGAGAAAACGGCCGTCAGAACTGGAGAGTTTATTGAACTatcatcaaaagaaaagaacttcCAAG AAAGAGGTAGCGCAAGCCATAGAGTTGCTTCGTCCAGGACATCTTCCGCAAGAGTAAGCAGCTTGAGCAATGCCTTCGAAAACAGTAAGCGGGGAATGGTTCTACCTTTTCAACCCCTTTCCATCACTTTTGCTGATGTCAGATATGCGGTTCAGATGCCACAG GAGATGAAAACTCAAGGTATCACTGAGGACCGCCTAGAACTTCTGAAGGGTGTAAGCGGTGCATTTAGGCCAGGAGTCCTAACAGCACTAATGGGTGTTAGTGGTGCTGGTAAGACCACTCTAATGGATGTCTTGGCTGGAAGAAAAACTGGTGGTTACATAGAGGGAAACATCACAATATCTGGTTACCCAAAGAAGCAAGAAACTTTTGCTCGCATATCAGGGTACTGTGAACAAACTGATATCCACTCCCCTCATGTGACAGTCTATGAGTCACTGCTCTATTCTGCATGGCTTCGACTGCCTCCTGAGGTTGATTCTGATACACGAAAT ATGTTTGTAGAGGAAGTCATGGAGCTTGTGGAGCTGACTTCCTTAAGAGAAGCACTTGTTGGACTGCCTGGTGTTAATGGTCTATCAGTCGAGCAACGCAAAAGGCTAACAGTTGCAGTTGAACTTGTTGCAAACCCATCTATAATCTTTATGGATGAGCCCACCTCTGGCCTTGATGCCAGGGCAGCAGCAATAGTTATGAGAACAGTGAGGAATACAGTGGACACTGGGCGAACGGTCGTGTGCACAATACACCAGCCAAGCATTGACATATTTGATGCTTTTGATGAG TTACTTTTGTTGAAGAGGGGAGGAGAGGAAATTTATGTGGGTCCAGTTGGTCGACATGCTTGCCAcctgataaaatattttgag GACATTGAAGGAATTCCGAAGATTAAGGATGGCTATAATCCTGCAACTTGGATGTTGGAAGTTACTACAACAGCACAAGAAGTAGCTCTTGGAGTTGACTTCTCTGATATATACAAGAACTCTGAATTATACAG GAAAAACAAGGCCTTGATCAAGGAACTGAGCAGACCTCTACCAGGTTCAAAAGATCTGTACTTCCCAACTCAATATTCAAAGTCCTTCACAACACAATGCATGGCATGCCTATGGAAGCAGCATTGGTCATATTGGCGAAACCCACCATACACTGCAGTTAGACTTGTATTCGCAACCTTCATAgctttgatgtttgggacaaTATTCTGGAAACTTGGCACAAAAAG GCGCCAAGATATCTTTAATGCAATGGGTTCCATGTATGCTGCTGTTCTTTTCTTAGGATTTCACAATTCTACAGCAGTGCAGCCGGTTGTGGCCATTGAAAGAACAGTGTTTTATAGAGAAAGAGCAGCTGGAATGTATTCTGCATTGGCATATGCCTTCGGACAG GTTATGATAGAAGTCCCCTACATTTTAATCCAGACTATAATATATGGCGTTATAGTGTATGCTATGGTTGGGTTTGAATGGACAATAAGCAAGTTCTTTTGGTATCTATTCTTCATGTACTTCACCTTACTATATTTCACTTTCTATGGGATGATGAATGTGGCCATTACACCAAACCACAACATTGCTGCTATAGTTTCATCCGCATTTTATGCAATATGGAATATTTTCTCAGGATTTATTGTTCCTCGAACG AGGATTCCTATATGGTGGAGATGGTACTACTGGGCTTGCCCTATTGCTTGGACATTATATGGATTAGTTGCTTCACAGTTTGGAGACA